From a single Sinomonas atrocyanea genomic region:
- a CDS encoding MFS transporter, whose product MARLPAARTPAPPVAAEVRRWHLAVIAAYGASGVAFSSWVSRVPALRTDLGLSPAGVGLLLLCMTLASFASVSASGLVVLRIGSARTIQAGSLLVGAGLLTLGLGATVVRSPVAAAVGFAVIGLGTASWNTASNVEGAAVERALRKFIMPRLHGAFSLGTVLGAVVGTWAAAAAVPLAWHLGAAGVVVAGTVVTAGTFLRADRAAGTAHDGGIPAAGEPSPSSVLAPPAEAGGTGPDGSGADGSGSAGNAGNAGPGGRAQVAAAWRDRRTVLLGVMVLGLALAEGAAGDWVALALADGYGVSQAEGAVGYSVFVCAMATGRFLGTPVLNRHGRVTALRACGVLALIGLALFVLAPALWLAFAGLVVWGLGASLGFPVGMSAAADDPVHAAARVSVVSTIGYGAFLCGPPLLGFVAEFTGVRYSLLTVLLFVVVSVALAGQAARRAKPAV is encoded by the coding sequence GTGGCACGGCTGCCCGCGGCACGGACGCCAGCGCCGCCCGTGGCCGCCGAGGTCCGGCGCTGGCACCTCGCCGTCATCGCCGCGTACGGCGCGAGCGGCGTCGCGTTCTCGAGCTGGGTCTCCCGGGTCCCGGCGCTGCGCACCGACCTCGGCCTCAGCCCGGCCGGGGTCGGCCTGCTCCTGCTGTGCATGACGCTGGCCTCCTTCGCCTCGGTCTCGGCCTCGGGCCTTGTGGTCCTGCGGATCGGCTCCGCCCGCACCATCCAGGCGGGCTCCCTCCTGGTGGGCGCCGGCCTCCTCACGCTGGGCCTGGGGGCGACCGTGGTCCGCTCGCCCGTGGCGGCTGCCGTGGGGTTCGCGGTGATCGGCCTCGGGACGGCGAGCTGGAACACCGCGTCCAACGTCGAGGGGGCCGCCGTCGAGCGGGCGCTGCGGAAGTTCATCATGCCCCGGCTGCACGGCGCCTTCAGCCTGGGCACCGTCCTCGGGGCCGTGGTGGGCACGTGGGCCGCCGCCGCAGCGGTGCCGCTCGCCTGGCACCTCGGGGCCGCCGGCGTGGTCGTGGCCGGGACCGTCGTGACCGCCGGGACCTTCCTGCGCGCCGACCGCGCTGCCGGGACCGCGCACGACGGCGGGATCCCCGCCGCCGGGGAGCCCTCGCCGTCGTCCGTGCTCGCCCCGCCCGCCGAAGCCGGCGGAACCGGGCCCGACGGAAGCGGCGCCGACGGAAGCGGATCCGCCGGAAACGCCGGAAACGCGGGCCCGGGCGGCCGCGCCCAGGTCGCGGCGGCCTGGCGCGACCGCCGCACCGTGCTGCTGGGCGTGATGGTCCTCGGCCTCGCGCTGGCCGAGGGCGCCGCGGGCGACTGGGTCGCGCTCGCGCTCGCGGACGGCTACGGCGTCTCCCAGGCCGAGGGCGCCGTGGGGTACAGCGTGTTCGTCTGCGCGATGGCCACGGGCCGCTTCCTCGGCACCCCGGTGCTCAACCGCCACGGCCGGGTGACGGCGCTGCGGGCGTGCGGGGTGCTGGCGCTGATCGGGCTGGCCCTGTTCGTGCTCGCGCCCGCGCTGTGGCTCGCGTTCGCCGGGCTCGTGGTCTGGGGCCTCGGCGCCTCGCTCGGCTTCCCGGTGGGGATGTCCGCCGCCGCGGACGATCCCGTCCACGCCGCCGCCCGCGTCTCCGTGGTCTCCACGATCGGCTACGGCGCGTTCCTGTGCGGGCCGCCGCTGCTGGGGTTCGTGGCCGAGTTCACCGGCGTGCGCTACTCGCTGCTGACCGTCCTGCTCTTCGTCGTCGTCAGTGTGGCCCTCGCGGGACAGGCCGCCCGCCGGGCCAAGCCTGCCGTGTGA
- a CDS encoding MaoC family dehydratase: MPVFDQLEKGLEIGRREVAVTRADLVRYAGASGDFNPIHWNNDFAVAVELPGVIAHGMFTMGAAVQLVVDWAGDPGAVVDYQTRFTKPVPVQDTTGTEEPGAVLEVVGTVGALDPEARTARIDLTVTNAGQRVLTKAQALVRLA; the protein is encoded by the coding sequence ATGCCCGTGTTCGACCAGCTCGAGAAGGGCCTGGAGATCGGCCGCCGCGAGGTCGCCGTGACCCGCGCCGACCTCGTCCGGTACGCCGGGGCCTCGGGGGACTTCAACCCGATCCACTGGAACAACGACTTCGCGGTCGCCGTCGAGCTGCCGGGCGTGATCGCCCACGGCATGTTCACGATGGGCGCCGCCGTCCAGCTCGTCGTCGACTGGGCCGGGGACCCGGGCGCCGTGGTGGACTACCAGACGCGCTTCACCAAGCCCGTGCCGGTCCAGGACACGACCGGCACCGAGGAGCCCGGCGCGGTCCTCGAGGTCGTCGGGACCGTCGGGGCCCTGGACCCCGAGGCGCGCACGGCCCGGATCGACCTCACCGTCACCAACGCCGGCCAGCGGGTGCTGACCAAGGCGCAGGCGCTCGTCCGGCTGGCCTGA
- a CDS encoding FAS1-like dehydratase domain-containing protein: MAINPDLAGRVYPPAEVYDVAREKIREFARAVKAGHPAHYEVDAARALGHADLVAPPTFAIIVAQRADAQLIADPESGIDFSRVVHAEQRFTHHRPIVAGDRLTAELHVDTVRAMGGGAMITTRAEIRALGSGDAEGESVATTVSSILVRGEGQ, translated from the coding sequence ATGGCCATCAACCCCGACCTCGCCGGTCGCGTGTACCCGCCCGCCGAGGTGTACGACGTTGCCCGCGAGAAGATCCGCGAGTTCGCCCGCGCCGTCAAGGCGGGGCACCCCGCCCACTACGAGGTCGACGCCGCGCGTGCCCTCGGCCACGCCGACCTCGTCGCGCCGCCCACGTTCGCGATCATCGTGGCCCAGCGGGCGGACGCCCAGCTCATCGCCGACCCGGAGTCGGGCATCGACTTCTCCCGGGTGGTCCACGCCGAGCAGCGCTTCACCCACCACCGCCCGATCGTGGCCGGGGACCGGCTCACCGCCGAGCTCCACGTCGACACCGTCCGCGCGATGGGCGGCGGCGCCATGATCACCACCCGCGCCGAGATCCGCGCGCTGGGCTCCGGGGACGCCGAGGGCGAGAGCGTCGCCACCACCGTCTCGTCGATTCTCGTGAGGGGAGAGGGCCAGTGA
- a CDS encoding ArsR/SmtB family transcription factor: MFSDREAPLYEIKANLFKGLAHPARIRILEILAGSPGQSCPVSELLEGTGLEASHLSQHLATLRRHRVVTSVRTANSVTYSLAHPTIAELLAIARTFLLDTLAETREQLEAASALPSVAAHGGGTR, translated from the coding sequence ATGTTCAGCGACCGCGAGGCGCCCCTCTACGAGATCAAGGCGAACCTGTTCAAGGGCCTCGCCCATCCCGCCCGGATCCGCATCCTGGAGATCCTCGCCGGCTCCCCCGGGCAGTCCTGCCCGGTGAGCGAGCTGCTCGAGGGCACCGGACTCGAGGCCTCGCACCTCTCGCAGCACCTTGCGACGCTGCGCCGCCACCGCGTCGTGACGAGCGTCCGCACGGCCAACTCCGTGACGTACTCGCTCGCGCACCCCACGATCGCCGAGCTCCTCGCGATCGCCCGCACCTTCCTCCTCGACACGCTCGCGGAGACCCGCGAGCAGCTCGAGGCCGCCTCCGCCCTCCCCTCGGTCGCGGCGCACGGCGGGGGAACCCGGTGA
- a CDS encoding SulP family inorganic anion transporter: protein MNAPGVQRSGPGALARGLGTLRSLLPQASDYTGVRRTWRGDLVAGLTVGIVALPLALAFGVSSGAGAEAGLVTAIVAGLLAAVFGGSHVQVSGPTGAMVVVLAPIVAAHGAGAAALLSVLAGIVLVALGASRLGRAVAYIPWPVVEGFTLGIGVIIFLQQVPLAVSAPVAPGQNTAVAAVAAVASAPWPRAAASLGVVALVVATTLLVPRIHRSLPASLLAILAASLGAGLLGLEVERIGALPASLPAPALPGFGISDLPSLAGPALAVAALAAIESLLSARVASGLAGPDGRTTGPYNPDRELVGQGLASVAAGLFGGMPATGAIARTAVNVRSGGRSRTASIVHALVLLGIVYLAAPLVAQIPLAALAGVLMVTAGRMVSVGTARRILGSTRQDAVAFVLTAVITVAFDLIVAIQIGLAAAALLTLRQFAKLGSVRREPIPGPAHDGDEHIAVFRLDGLMFFGAAERVLEEVTRTSSADGVEVAVLRLSQLRYLDATGAQTLVEAVRRLEARGVTVLLKGVQEQHLDLVRRVGVIAELRHHRHLFDSLDDAVEHARSHVRRARLPSATA from the coding sequence GTGAACGCGCCCGGGGTGCAGCGCTCGGGGCCGGGCGCCCTGGCCAGAGGGCTCGGCACCCTCCGGTCCCTCCTCCCCCAGGCGTCCGACTACACGGGGGTGCGCCGCACCTGGCGCGGGGACCTCGTTGCGGGCCTCACGGTGGGCATCGTGGCCCTCCCGCTCGCGCTCGCCTTCGGGGTGAGCTCGGGGGCAGGCGCCGAGGCTGGGCTCGTGACGGCAATCGTGGCGGGGCTCCTCGCGGCGGTCTTCGGCGGCTCGCATGTGCAGGTCTCCGGCCCGACCGGGGCCATGGTCGTGGTCCTCGCCCCGATCGTGGCGGCCCATGGGGCGGGCGCGGCCGCCCTGCTCTCCGTCCTGGCCGGGATCGTCCTCGTGGCCCTCGGCGCGTCACGGCTCGGCCGGGCGGTCGCCTACATCCCCTGGCCCGTCGTCGAGGGCTTCACGCTCGGGATCGGTGTGATCATCTTCCTCCAGCAGGTTCCCCTCGCCGTGTCCGCCCCCGTCGCCCCCGGACAGAACACGGCGGTGGCGGCGGTCGCCGCCGTGGCCTCCGCCCCGTGGCCCCGCGCCGCGGCGAGCCTCGGCGTCGTCGCGCTCGTCGTCGCCACCACCCTCCTCGTGCCGCGGATCCACCGCAGCCTCCCTGCCAGCCTCCTCGCGATCCTCGCGGCTTCGCTGGGGGCCGGGTTGCTGGGCCTCGAGGTCGAGCGCATCGGCGCCCTGCCGGCCTCGCTCCCGGCCCCGGCCCTGCCCGGCTTCGGCATCTCGGACCTGCCCTCCCTGGCCGGCCCTGCGCTGGCGGTCGCAGCGCTGGCCGCGATCGAGTCGCTCCTCTCGGCGCGGGTCGCCTCCGGGCTCGCCGGTCCCGACGGGCGGACCACCGGACCGTACAACCCCGACCGTGAACTCGTGGGCCAGGGGCTGGCGTCAGTCGCCGCCGGGCTCTTCGGCGGCATGCCGGCCACCGGCGCGATCGCGCGGACGGCAGTGAACGTCCGCTCGGGCGGCAGGTCCCGCACGGCGTCGATCGTCCACGCCCTGGTGCTGCTCGGCATCGTCTACCTGGCAGCCCCGCTCGTCGCCCAGATTCCGCTCGCGGCCCTCGCCGGCGTCCTCATGGTCACGGCCGGGCGCATGGTCTCGGTGGGGACCGCCCGCCGGATCCTCGGCTCGACGCGGCAGGACGCGGTGGCGTTCGTCCTCACGGCCGTCATCACCGTCGCCTTCGACCTCATCGTGGCGATCCAGATCGGGCTCGCCGCTGCGGCCCTGCTCACGCTGCGCCAGTTCGCGAAGCTCGGCAGCGTCCGGCGCGAGCCGATCCCGGGGCCGGCGCACGACGGCGACGAGCACATCGCCGTCTTCCGCCTCGACGGCCTCATGTTCTTCGGCGCGGCGGAGCGGGTGCTCGAGGAGGTCACGCGCACGTCATCGGCCGACGGCGTCGAGGTCGCCGTCCTGCGCCTGTCCCAGCTCCGCTACCTCGACGCGACCGGGGCCCAGACCCTCGTCGAGGCGGTCCGCCGGCTCGAGGCGCGGGGCGTCACGGTGCTCCTCAAGGGGGTGCAGGAGCAGCATCTCGACCTCGTGCGCAGGGTCGGGGTGATCGCCGAGCTGCGGCACCACAGGCATCTCTTCGACTCGCTCGATGACGCCGTGGAGCATGCCCGCAGCCACGTGCGGCGGGCGCGGCTGCCCAGCGCTACTGCTTGA
- a CDS encoding HpcH/HpaI aldolase/citrate lyase family protein, whose translation MTSPVSADSTRPVGADRPGRPAREISPEIARSWLLVNAMRTELFDESAASRADAIILDIEDAVDPSHKDEARENVTRWLTAGGRAWVRVNDATSPFWADDLAGLRGTPGLLGVMLAKTESADQVTESFHRMDGKTPVIALVESAVGIEEANRIAKAQGAFRLAFGSGDFRRDTGMAATPEAMAYPRAKLVVASRVGNLPGPIDGPTVGTNHPILREQSAITVMMGMTGKLCLAIDQTTVINEVISPTPTDVAWATDFMRDFEANGRVIRDGSDLPRLGRAEKIMKLATAFGVQPAV comes from the coding sequence ATGACGTCACCTGTTTCCGCCGATTCGACGCGTCCCGTGGGCGCAGACCGCCCCGGCCGCCCCGCGCGCGAGATCAGCCCGGAGATCGCCCGCTCCTGGCTGCTCGTCAACGCGATGCGCACGGAGCTCTTCGACGAGTCGGCAGCGTCCCGTGCGGACGCGATCATCCTCGACATCGAGGACGCCGTGGACCCCTCGCACAAGGACGAGGCCCGCGAGAACGTCACCCGCTGGCTGACCGCCGGCGGCCGCGCCTGGGTGCGCGTCAACGACGCCACGAGCCCCTTCTGGGCCGACGACCTCGCCGGGCTGCGCGGCACTCCCGGCCTGCTCGGCGTCATGCTCGCCAAGACCGAGTCGGCCGACCAGGTGACGGAGAGCTTCCACCGCATGGACGGCAAGACCCCGGTGATCGCGCTCGTCGAGTCGGCGGTCGGCATCGAGGAGGCCAACCGCATCGCCAAGGCCCAGGGTGCGTTCCGCCTCGCCTTCGGCTCGGGCGACTTCCGCCGCGACACCGGTATGGCGGCGACGCCCGAGGCCATGGCCTACCCGCGCGCGAAGCTCGTCGTCGCCTCCCGCGTCGGCAACCTTCCGGGCCCGATCGATGGCCCCACCGTCGGCACGAACCACCCGATCCTGCGCGAGCAGAGCGCCATCACGGTGATGATGGGCATGACGGGCAAGCTGTGCCTCGCCATCGACCAGACCACGGTCATCAACGAGGTCATCTCCCCGACGCCGACCGATGTCGCCTGGGCCACGGACTTCATGCGCGACTTCGAGGCCAACGGCCGCGTGATCCGCGACGGCTCGGACCTCCCGCGCCTCGGCCGCGCCGAGAAGATCATGAAGCTCGCCACGGCGTTCGGCGTCCAGCCGGCGGTCTAG
- a CDS encoding pyridoxamine 5'-phosphate oxidase family protein, whose amino-acid sequence MADVNADFQYGPGARHEDYELDAEQCWSLLGSSGVGRFAFVHEGRVAVYPVGYLVYGGAVHFRTSPDGTVVNSLPQDGVALQVDAMQPSVQAGWSVLVSGRAEVVEDAHELTTLFGQMVDEPWAGGVRDAFVRVRPERLSGRRVYLAQ is encoded by the coding sequence ATGGCCGACGTCAACGCGGACTTCCAGTACGGGCCGGGCGCCCGTCACGAGGACTACGAGCTGGATGCCGAGCAGTGCTGGTCACTGCTCGGCTCCTCCGGCGTAGGGCGATTCGCCTTTGTCCACGAGGGCCGTGTCGCGGTCTACCCGGTCGGATACCTCGTCTACGGCGGTGCCGTCCACTTCCGCACCTCCCCGGATGGGACCGTGGTGAACAGCCTGCCCCAGGACGGGGTCGCCCTGCAGGTGGACGCCATGCAGCCGTCCGTCCAGGCGGGATGGTCCGTCCTCGTGAGCGGCCGGGCCGAGGTGGTCGAGGATGCCCACGAGCTCACCACGCTGTTCGGCCAGATGGTGGACGAGCCGTGGGCCGGGGGAGTGCGCGACGCGTTCGTCCGCGTCCGTCCCGAGCGCCTCAGCGGCCGGCGCGTGTACCTCGCGCAGTAG
- a CDS encoding glycoside hydrolase family 13 protein: MPTTAHEPDRTNPSADWWRQAAVYQIYPRSFADSNADGLGDIRGITSRVPYLAKLGIDAVWLSPFYPSALADGGYDVDDYRNVDPRLGSLEDFDEMVSALHGAGIKVIADIVPNHTSDRHVWFQEALAAAPGSPARNRYIFRDGRGEHGELPPNEWTSIFGGGAWERVTEADGTPGQWYFHLFAKEQPDLNWDNSEVHEDFLTTLRFWSDRGVDGFRVDVAHGLKKDMDAVHDDLETIHRADLFALGEHPLWDRDEVHSIYAEWRRVFNEYTPPRAAVAEAWVHADRRARYASPDGLGQAFNFDLLQADFDAAQFREVITKNLAEAAATGASSTWVFSNHDVVRHATRYGLPKGTGRGGAGTDGKDWLLDGGDPAEVDAALGLRRAKAATLLMLALPGSAYLYQGEELGLQEVGRIPEQDRQDPTYFRNRGVEIGRDGCRVPLPWEPTGTSFGFGANGSHLPQPAWFKDYAVSVEEQDAGSTLAFYRRALALRHELVGEEHLEWADAADDDVLHFARTARDGGAWHVVANFGAAPTELPEGEVLLSSVEVEGGKLPGDATAWVRVQA; the protein is encoded by the coding sequence GTGCCCACCACCGCCCACGAGCCCGACCGCACGAACCCGTCCGCCGACTGGTGGCGCCAGGCCGCCGTCTACCAGATCTATCCCCGCAGCTTCGCCGACTCCAACGCCGACGGCCTCGGGGACATCCGCGGCATCACCTCGCGCGTGCCGTACCTCGCGAAGCTCGGCATCGACGCCGTCTGGCTCAGCCCGTTCTACCCCTCGGCCCTCGCCGACGGCGGCTACGACGTGGACGACTACCGCAACGTGGACCCCCGGCTCGGGAGCCTCGAGGACTTCGACGAGATGGTCTCCGCGCTCCACGGCGCCGGCATCAAGGTGATCGCGGACATCGTCCCGAACCACACCTCGGACCGCCACGTGTGGTTCCAGGAGGCACTGGCCGCGGCGCCGGGGTCCCCGGCCCGCAACCGCTACATCTTCCGTGACGGCCGCGGCGAGCACGGGGAGCTGCCCCCGAACGAGTGGACCTCCATCTTCGGCGGCGGAGCGTGGGAGCGCGTCACCGAGGCCGACGGCACGCCCGGGCAGTGGTACTTCCACCTCTTCGCCAAGGAGCAGCCGGACCTGAACTGGGACAACTCCGAGGTGCACGAGGACTTCCTGACGACCCTGCGCTTCTGGTCCGACCGCGGCGTCGACGGCTTCCGCGTGGACGTGGCACACGGGCTGAAGAAGGACATGGACGCCGTCCACGACGACCTCGAGACCATCCACCGCGCCGACCTCTTCGCCCTCGGCGAGCACCCGCTCTGGGACCGGGACGAGGTCCACTCGATCTACGCCGAATGGCGCAGGGTGTTCAACGAGTACACCCCGCCGCGGGCCGCCGTCGCCGAGGCCTGGGTCCATGCGGACCGCCGCGCCCGGTACGCCTCGCCGGACGGCCTCGGCCAGGCGTTCAACTTCGACCTCCTCCAGGCCGACTTCGACGCCGCCCAGTTCCGCGAGGTCATCACGAAGAACCTCGCCGAGGCCGCCGCGACCGGCGCCTCCTCGACGTGGGTCTTTTCGAACCACGACGTGGTCCGCCACGCCACCCGCTACGGCCTTCCCAAGGGCACGGGCCGCGGCGGCGCCGGCACCGACGGGAAGGACTGGCTCCTCGACGGCGGGGACCCGGCCGAGGTCGACGCCGCGCTCGGGCTCCGCCGGGCCAAGGCCGCGACCCTGCTCATGCTCGCCCTGCCCGGCTCGGCCTACCTCTACCAGGGCGAGGAGCTCGGTCTGCAGGAGGTCGGCCGCATTCCGGAGCAGGACCGGCAGGACCCCACCTACTTCCGCAACCGCGGCGTGGAGATCGGCCGCGACGGCTGCCGGGTCCCGCTTCCCTGGGAGCCCACGGGCACCTCGTTCGGCTTCGGCGCCAACGGCTCGCACCTCCCGCAGCCGGCATGGTTCAAGGACTACGCCGTCAGCGTCGAGGAGCAGGACGCCGGCTCGACCCTCGCCTTCTACCGCCGGGCCCTCGCGCTGCGCCACGAGCTCGTCGGCGAGGAGCACCTCGAGTGGGCCGACGCCGCGGACGACGACGTGCTGCACTTTGCGCGTACGGCTCGGGACGGCGGTGCCTGGCACGTGGTGGCGAACTTCGGTGCCGCCCCGACGGAGCTGCCGGAGGGGGAGGTGCTGCTCTCGAGCGTCGAGGTCGAGGGCGGCAAGCTGCCCGGCGACGCAACGGCCTGGGTCCGCGTGCAGGCCTAG
- a CDS encoding ROK family protein, which yields MRKGPAAGPHVVRLANAEAVLRRLREAPEAGLTATELVDATGLSRATVIAVGDDLVRRGWAIGLDPERAEAGRGRPPRTFAFRADAGVVLGLDMGAGKTTALVADLRGRTLGSASGAFPGAGAAGRVDTVSATALAALAAAGTRPGRVLAAAAGVAAPVDRDGRIATPRDFWEQFDVGLAEGLRARHGWPVILENDANLAALAEQWRGAAQGVDDVAVVLAGERLGAGLLESGRLLRGRHGGAGELSFLRLVEGAAGPHGIGQLARAWGAEAAAGGLAGLAPAEVTAEAVFEAARDGDPGALGVLARLAEHMSRVVAVLGTLLNPELVVLGGAVAGAAAALLPGIRQELPRLTDTPPRVEVSALGGDAVALGAVRRALDDVADRALAIELP from the coding sequence ATGCGGAAGGGACCTGCGGCAGGGCCGCACGTGGTGCGGCTCGCGAATGCCGAGGCAGTCCTGCGGCGGCTGAGGGAGGCCCCGGAAGCGGGCCTCACCGCCACGGAGCTCGTGGATGCCACGGGGCTGAGCCGGGCGACCGTGATCGCCGTCGGCGACGACCTCGTGCGCAGGGGCTGGGCCATCGGCCTCGACCCCGAGCGGGCCGAGGCCGGCCGAGGGCGCCCGCCGCGGACCTTTGCCTTCCGCGCCGACGCCGGAGTGGTCCTCGGGCTCGACATGGGCGCCGGGAAGACGACCGCGCTCGTGGCCGACCTCCGCGGCCGCACCCTCGGCTCGGCCAGCGGGGCCTTCCCCGGGGCGGGCGCCGCAGGGCGCGTGGACACCGTGAGCGCCACCGCGCTCGCCGCCCTCGCCGCGGCCGGCACGCGGCCTGGAAGGGTGCTCGCGGCAGCCGCGGGCGTCGCCGCACCCGTGGACAGGGACGGCCGGATCGCGACCCCCCGGGACTTCTGGGAGCAGTTCGATGTGGGCCTCGCCGAGGGCCTGCGGGCGCGCCACGGGTGGCCCGTGATCCTCGAGAACGACGCGAACCTCGCGGCCCTGGCCGAGCAGTGGCGCGGTGCGGCGCAGGGGGTGGACGACGTCGCCGTCGTGCTCGCCGGGGAGCGTCTGGGCGCGGGACTGCTCGAATCGGGGCGGCTCCTGCGGGGCCGCCACGGCGGCGCCGGCGAGCTGTCCTTCCTGCGCCTCGTCGAGGGCGCCGCGGGGCCCCACGGCATCGGGCAGCTCGCCCGGGCGTGGGGTGCGGAGGCGGCTGCGGGCGGCCTTGCGGGCCTCGCGCCGGCGGAGGTCACCGCGGAGGCGGTCTTCGAAGCGGCGCGCGACGGCGACCCGGGCGCCTTGGGCGTCCTGGCCCGCCTCGCGGAGCACATGAGCCGCGTCGTCGCGGTGCTGGGCACGCTCCTGAATCCAGAGCTCGTGGTCCTGGGCGGCGCGGTGGCGGGCGCGGCCGCGGCCCTGCTGCCGGGAATCCGCCAGGAGCTCCCGCGCCTGACGGACACGCCCCCGCGCGTCGAGGTGTCCGCTCTCGGGGGCGACGCGGTGGCCCTCGGCGCGGTGCGCCGGGCGCTCGACGACGTGGCCGACCGCGCCCTGGCGATCGAGCTCCCCTAG
- a CDS encoding acyltransferase family protein: MTATATVSSAAPARPRAGGLGHVPALDGIRALAIILVVVYHAVMPVHFGGAGGVDIFFALSGFLITTLLLEEHDAHGGISLRRFYLRRVIRLYPPLLIMLAVVFVPIAVLMGTGNAAWGSLMALFYLMPVGAETGADSLSAYAHTWTLGLEEWFYFVWPLALVLLVKGARTVHGQRRRRAIAVAGAAAVGLGTWALVLEATTGHMSFILRASGLFAGCALALVLHGSDLRARAWHGLLGVALIGFSVVHSSIVPLSIIHTLAAAAGTLLLIVAIVRGGDGPLQRLLSLRPLTYVGRISYEIYLWHYPVLCVLGVLAHSQFLEVGAIAGPLSFVLAAGAHAATKPLVTWLRARTATWAPRAAVPSGAPA, encoded by the coding sequence ATGACGGCAACAGCCACTGTCAGTTCAGCAGCGCCGGCCCGGCCCCGCGCGGGGGGCCTGGGCCATGTGCCGGCGCTCGACGGCATCCGCGCCCTCGCCATCATCCTGGTCGTGGTCTACCACGCCGTCATGCCGGTGCACTTCGGCGGTGCCGGTGGCGTGGACATCTTCTTCGCCCTCTCCGGCTTCCTGATCACCACCCTGCTCCTCGAGGAGCACGACGCGCACGGGGGCATCTCGCTGCGCCGCTTCTACCTCAGGCGCGTCATCCGGCTGTACCCGCCGCTGCTGATCATGCTGGCCGTGGTCTTCGTGCCGATTGCCGTCCTCATGGGCACCGGCAATGCCGCCTGGGGCTCGCTCATGGCGCTCTTCTACCTCATGCCGGTCGGCGCCGAGACGGGCGCCGACAGCCTCTCGGCCTATGCCCACACCTGGACGCTCGGGCTCGAGGAGTGGTTCTACTTCGTCTGGCCGCTCGCGCTCGTGCTCCTCGTGAAGGGCGCCCGGACGGTGCACGGCCAGCGCCGGCGGCGTGCCATCGCCGTCGCGGGTGCCGCGGCCGTCGGCCTCGGGACGTGGGCGCTCGTGCTCGAGGCCACCACGGGCCACATGTCCTTCATCCTCCGCGCCAGCGGCCTGTTCGCGGGCTGCGCGCTGGCCCTCGTCCTCCACGGCTCCGACCTCCGGGCGCGTGCCTGGCACGGCCTGCTCGGCGTGGCCCTCATCGGGTTCTCCGTGGTCCACTCCTCGATCGTGCCGCTCTCCATCATCCACACCCTCGCGGCGGCAGCCGGAACGCTGCTGCTCATCGTCGCGATCGTGCGCGGGGGCGACGGGCCCCTGCAGCGCCTCCTGTCGCTGCGCCCGCTGACCTACGTGGGCCGCATCAGCTACGAGATCTACCTCTGGCACTACCCCGTCCTGTGCGTGCTCGGCGTGCTCGCCCACTCGCAGTTCCTCGAGGTCGGAGCGATCGCGGGGCCGCTCTCGTTCGTGCTGGCGGCCGGTGCGCACGCCGCGACCAAGCCGCTCGTGACGTGGCTTAGGGCCCGCACCGCCACCTGGGCTCCCCGCGCCGCCGTGCCCTCAGGGGCGCCGGCCTGA